In the genome of Streptomyces sp. NBC_00190, one region contains:
- a CDS encoding DNA polymerase III subunit delta', with protein MPVWDDLVGQERVQAQLAAAARDADALVTAVSDGTPPPAANKMTHAWLFTGPPGSGRSTAARAFAAALQCTSPDRTLGGQPGCGFCDGCHTTVVGTHADVEIVRTDLLSIGVKETRDLVRRAQLSPAVGRWQVIVLEDADRLTEGAGNVLLKAVEEPAPRTVWLLCAPSLEDVLPTIRSRCRHLTLRTPPVDAVAEVLVRRDGIEPAAAAAAARVTQGHIGRARRLATDEAARSRRAAVLRLPLRVDDVGGCLKAAQELVDAAAEDAKQVAEEVDTKETEELRAALGAGAGAGSRMPRGTAGVMKELEDRQKRRRTRTQRDSLDLALTDLTGFYRDVLALQLGSSVAIANEEIRHDLDRIARASGPERTLRRIEAIIACRDALDRNVAPLLAVEAMTMSLRAG; from the coding sequence ATGCCCGTATGGGACGACCTGGTGGGACAGGAGCGGGTCCAGGCGCAGCTGGCCGCCGCCGCTCGTGATGCCGATGCCCTGGTCACCGCCGTCTCGGACGGGACGCCGCCGCCCGCCGCGAACAAGATGACCCACGCCTGGCTGTTCACCGGGCCGCCCGGCTCCGGGCGGTCCACCGCCGCCCGTGCCTTCGCGGCCGCCCTGCAGTGCACCAGCCCCGACCGGACCCTCGGAGGCCAGCCCGGCTGCGGGTTCTGCGACGGCTGCCACACCACTGTGGTCGGCACGCACGCCGATGTGGAGATCGTCCGTACGGATCTGCTGTCCATCGGTGTGAAGGAGACCCGCGACCTGGTCCGCCGGGCGCAGCTCTCCCCGGCCGTCGGCCGCTGGCAGGTCATCGTCCTGGAGGACGCCGACCGCCTCACCGAGGGCGCGGGCAACGTGCTCCTCAAGGCCGTGGAGGAGCCCGCTCCGCGGACGGTGTGGCTGCTGTGCGCGCCCTCGCTGGAGGACGTGCTGCCCACGATCCGGTCCCGTTGCCGACACCTGACGCTGCGCACCCCGCCCGTCGACGCCGTCGCCGAGGTGCTGGTCCGGCGCGACGGCATCGAGCCCGCCGCCGCGGCGGCCGCCGCCCGCGTGACCCAGGGGCACATCGGCCGGGCCCGCAGGCTCGCCACTGACGAGGCCGCCCGTTCCCGTCGGGCCGCCGTGCTCAGGCTCCCGCTCCGAGTCGACGATGTCGGCGGCTGCCTCAAGGCGGCGCAGGAGCTGGTCGACGCCGCCGCCGAGGACGCGAAGCAGGTCGCGGAGGAGGTCGACACGAAGGAGACCGAGGAGCTGAGGGCCGCGCTCGGCGCCGGAGCGGGCGCGGGCAGCCGGATGCCGCGCGGCACGGCGGGCGTGATGAAGGAGCTGGAGGACCGGCAGAAGCGGCGTCGCACCCGCACCCAGCGCGACAGCCTCGACCTCGCGCTGACCGACCTCACTGGCTTCTACCGGGATGTGCTGGCCCTGCAGCTCGGCTCGTCCGTGGCCATCGCCAACGAGGAGATACGCCACGACCTCGACCGGATCGCCCGCGCCTCGGGTCCCGAGCGGACGCTGCGCCGGATCGAGGCGATCATCGCCTGCCGGGACGCCCTGGACCGCAATGTGGCTCCCCTCCTCGCGGTCGAGGCGATGACGATGTCGCTGCGCGCGGGCTGA
- a CDS encoding alpha/beta hydrolase: MDTSRLLRTTGIVIAAAGLLLSGCTSGGSGEPRAVASSEAVSGSPSARPSPDAAALRPYYEQKLTWRDCGVPGFQCATMKAPLDYANAGSGQDVDIAVARRQATGPGKRLGSLVVNPGGPGGSGIGYLQAYAGIGYPAAVRARYDMVSFDPRGVARSSPVECMTGPQMDKFTQVDQTPDDAAERARLVAAFKEFAVGCQERSQKVLPHVSTVDAARDMDLLRGVLGDEKLAYVGASYGTFLGATYADLFPDRVGRLVLDGAMDPSRPAVDLNRDQTEGFDTAFTAFAKDCAKQPGCPLGTGDPDAIAARLKDFFRKLDAQPVPTGEDARPLGESLATTGVIAALYDESAWPQLREALTAAMNGDGAGLLSLADSYYERDPDGKYANLMAANSAVNCLDQPPAFTGPEAVEAALPSFEKASPVFGAGLAWASLNCAYWPVKATGEARALTGKGAAPILVVGTTRDPATPYKWAQALAGQLDSGTLLTYDGDGHTAYGRGSACIDTSINQYLLEGKVPADGKKC, from the coding sequence ATGGACACCAGTCGCCTGCTGCGTACCACTGGGATCGTGATCGCGGCCGCCGGGCTGCTGCTTTCCGGATGCACCTCGGGCGGGTCGGGGGAACCCCGGGCCGTCGCGTCCTCCGAGGCGGTCTCCGGTTCGCCGTCCGCCCGGCCGTCCCCCGATGCGGCGGCGCTGCGCCCGTACTACGAGCAGAAGCTGACCTGGCGCGACTGCGGTGTGCCCGGGTTCCAGTGCGCCACCATGAAGGCGCCGCTCGACTACGCGAACGCCGGCTCCGGCCAGGACGTCGACATCGCGGTGGCCCGCCGGCAGGCCACGGGCCCGGGCAAGCGGCTCGGCTCCCTGGTGGTCAACCCGGGCGGCCCGGGCGGCTCCGGCATCGGGTACCTGCAGGCGTACGCGGGAATCGGCTATCCCGCGGCCGTCCGCGCCCGGTACGACATGGTCTCCTTCGACCCGCGCGGGGTGGCCCGCAGCAGTCCGGTGGAGTGCATGACCGGCCCGCAGATGGACAAGTTCACGCAGGTGGACCAGACGCCGGACGACGCGGCCGAGCGGGCCCGGCTGGTGGCCGCGTTCAAGGAGTTCGCCGTCGGCTGCCAGGAGCGTTCGCAGAAGGTCCTTCCGCACGTCTCCACCGTCGACGCCGCCCGGGACATGGACCTGCTCCGCGGGGTGCTCGGCGACGAGAAGCTCGCGTACGTCGGGGCCTCGTACGGCACCTTCCTCGGGGCGACGTACGCGGACCTCTTCCCGGACCGGGTCGGACGGCTGGTCCTGGACGGAGCGATGGACCCCAGCCGCCCGGCGGTGGACCTGAACCGCGACCAGACGGAGGGCTTCGATACGGCGTTCACCGCCTTCGCCAAGGACTGCGCGAAGCAGCCCGGCTGCCCGCTCGGCACGGGCGATCCCGACGCGATCGCGGCCCGCCTGAAGGACTTCTTCCGCAAGCTCGACGCCCAGCCCGTGCCGACCGGGGAGGACGCCCGTCCGCTGGGCGAGTCCCTCGCGACCACCGGGGTGATCGCGGCGCTGTACGACGAGAGCGCCTGGCCGCAGCTGCGCGAGGCGCTCACGGCGGCGATGAACGGCGACGGCGCGGGCCTGCTGAGCCTGGCCGACAGCTATTACGAGCGCGATCCGGACGGCAAGTACGCCAACCTGATGGCCGCGAACTCCGCCGTCAACTGCCTGGACCAGCCCCCGGCCTTCACCGGCCCGGAGGCGGTCGAGGCCGCCCTGCCGTCCTTCGAGAAGGCCTCCCCGGTCTTCGGCGCCGGCCTGGCATGGGCCTCGCTGAACTGCGCGTACTGGCCGGTGAAGGCCACGGGTGAGGCGAGGGCGCTGACCGGGAAGGGCGCCGCGCCGATCCTGGTGGTCGGCACCACGCGCGACCCGGCGACCCCGTACAAGTGGGCCCAGGCCCTGGCGGGCCAGCTCGACTCGGGCACCCTCCTCACGTACGACGGCGACGGCCACACGGCGTACGGGCGCGGCAGCGCCTGCATCGACACCTCGATCAACCAGTACCTGCTGGAGGGCAAGGTTCCGGCGGACGGCAAGAAGTGCTGA
- a CDS encoding protein kinase domain-containing protein → MKPLESGDPIRLGPYRILAVLGEGGMGKVYVGQDSEGHAAAVKVLHPHLTHDPNLTQRFVREAQMARSVTGGSVARVLDARTEGGRPWIATEFLTGPTLADAVRSHGPFDEPTVRALAAALAQALRDIHAAGLVHRDLKPANIVLTATGPRVIDFGIARPEHGLTLTATGQVPVTPGYGAPEQVLGQRVGPPADVFSLGAVLVYAAGGQHAYEGSHVAAVQYEVVHGEARLDRVPPPLQPLVGACLAKDPASRPLPDEIIRSFAPPRGAERAWRQGSIAQDITTREHSLHLLTTAPGGVAPRSVSRRRLLTGLAVGGSVLAVGGGAVWWIRKGSGPFDIPPAVQTPQARVLDPKKGDYVLGETAKPLWSVPSALSEESPAPLPVRDVVIVGAPKGGIAARSVVDGTLRWSAPEAVAANRYLSLSGQLVAATDRNGTLTTFVASTGEPKWTSPAEAASLLDADDEAVYLITKDGRVRAIGRSDAKIRWTVDVDADLGTKAASRGLAAQGRLVITAADGSLVALDTTDGRKAWDRRKQSDDGRAKVALSGRSLCVTGKNLSALDIVDGKDLWSAENPKPPNGGTISWGPPTIHGDHVYAAVLGVPVRYDVRSGGGTDWVYAGLFECDPPSPLVVQGNGLWSVAVNRTQGGINVIDLSPENRPPWVFPVIKNPTRYWLTADANRVFLLDGTSLGALPVF, encoded by the coding sequence ATGAAGCCCCTGGAATCCGGAGACCCGATCCGACTGGGCCCGTACCGCATCCTCGCCGTGCTCGGCGAAGGAGGCATGGGCAAGGTGTACGTCGGTCAGGACAGCGAGGGGCACGCCGCCGCCGTCAAAGTGCTGCACCCCCACCTGACGCACGACCCGAACCTCACGCAACGATTCGTCCGCGAGGCCCAGATGGCCAGGTCGGTCACCGGCGGGTCCGTGGCCCGCGTCCTGGACGCCCGGACGGAGGGCGGGCGTCCGTGGATCGCCACCGAGTTCCTGACCGGGCCGACACTCGCGGATGCCGTCCGCTCCCACGGGCCGTTCGACGAACCGACGGTACGGGCCCTCGCGGCGGCGCTCGCCCAGGCGCTCCGCGACATCCACGCCGCCGGCCTCGTCCACCGGGACCTGAAGCCCGCCAACATCGTGCTCACCGCGACGGGCCCCCGCGTCATCGACTTCGGCATCGCCCGCCCCGAACACGGCCTCACCCTCACCGCCACCGGCCAGGTCCCGGTCACCCCCGGCTACGGTGCGCCCGAGCAGGTCCTCGGGCAGCGCGTCGGTCCACCGGCCGACGTCTTCTCCCTGGGTGCGGTCCTGGTGTACGCGGCCGGCGGGCAGCACGCGTACGAGGGTTCACACGTCGCCGCCGTGCAGTACGAGGTGGTCCACGGAGAGGCGCGCCTGGACCGAGTACCGCCCCCGCTCCAGCCGTTGGTCGGCGCGTGCCTTGCCAAGGACCCGGCGTCCCGGCCCCTGCCGGACGAGATCATCCGTTCCTTCGCCCCGCCCCGAGGCGCCGAACGCGCGTGGCGGCAGGGATCGATCGCGCAGGACATCACGACCCGCGAGCACAGCCTCCATCTGCTGACCACGGCGCCGGGCGGGGTCGCACCGCGCTCCGTCTCACGTCGGCGCCTGCTGACGGGCCTTGCGGTCGGCGGATCCGTGCTCGCGGTCGGCGGCGGCGCCGTGTGGTGGATCCGGAAGGGAAGCGGCCCCTTCGACATCCCTCCGGCCGTACAGACCCCGCAGGCCCGCGTCCTGGACCCGAAGAAGGGTGACTACGTCCTCGGCGAGACCGCCAAGCCGCTGTGGAGCGTCCCCTCGGCGCTGTCGGAGGAATCGCCCGCGCCCCTCCCCGTACGCGACGTCGTCATCGTCGGAGCACCGAAGGGCGGCATCGCCGCGCGCAGCGTCGTCGACGGCACCCTCCGATGGTCGGCGCCGGAGGCGGTGGCTGCCAACCGCTACCTGTCCCTCTCCGGCCAACTGGTGGCGGCCACCGACCGGAACGGCACCCTCACGACCTTCGTCGCCTCGACCGGCGAGCCCAAGTGGACGTCCCCGGCGGAAGCCGCATCCCTCCTCGACGCGGACGACGAAGCCGTCTACCTGATCACCAAGGACGGGCGGGTGCGCGCCATCGGCCGGTCCGATGCCAAGATCCGCTGGACCGTCGACGTCGACGCGGACCTGGGCACGAAGGCCGCCTCGCGCGGCCTGGCGGCCCAGGGCCGGCTGGTCATCACGGCTGCGGACGGGTCGCTGGTCGCCCTCGACACGACCGACGGCCGCAAGGCATGGGACCGCCGCAAGCAGTCCGACGACGGCCGGGCCAAGGTCGCCCTGTCGGGACGCTCCCTGTGCGTGACGGGAAAGAACCTCTCCGCCCTCGACATCGTCGACGGAAAGGACCTCTGGTCGGCCGAGAACCCCAAACCGCCGAACGGCGGCACGATCTCCTGGGGCCCTCCGACCATCCACGGCGACCACGTGTACGCAGCTGTGCTGGGAGTCCCCGTCCGCTACGACGTCCGGAGCGGCGGAGGAACCGACTGGGTCTACGCAGGTCTCTTCGAATGCGACCCGCCCAGCCCGCTCGTCGTGCAGGGGAACGGCCTCTGGTCGGTCGCCGTCAACAGGACCCAAGGGGGCATCAACGTCATCGACCTCTCGCCCGAGAACCGGCCGCCGTGGGTGTTCCCCGTCATCAAGAACCCCACCCGCTACTGGCTCACGGCCGACGCGAACCGCGTCTTCCTCCTGGACGGCACGTCACTCGGCGCCCTTCCCGTGTTCTGA
- a CDS encoding protein kinase domain-containing protein, which produces MLSPLTHDDPHLLGTYRLIARLGSGGMGTVYLARSATGRTAALKTMHARIATDPAVRTRFRLEVDAARVIGPVHGARVFDADPLAETPWLATEYVLGPPLDDAVSIAGPLPEPAVRALGALLCAALGQLHASDVVHRDLKPSNIMITADGPKVIDFGIARAIGDDHLTRTGTAAGTPAFMSPEQATGQEHTSAGDVFALAGVLTYAATGHGPFGTGQHADLIYRVRYADPDLTGVPPALLPVLTRCLSKNPYDRPSTTDLAAQLRPGQGGFAGHLPEPLLMEIARRVGGVWHARPQRLPAPPEHDLAETFPSGTPSTPSPPSLLSRRGLLALGGSSVLGAAAVGAGAWAWLGRQDTGPKPPAVASKEPAWDLLWQVPTSYAAPLIPPAPLVLDGLLVVGEYGVQGLDPATGAAKWPDPGVHFMRRTATDGKQIYATDYTLEETDPLKVSTVDPATGRLKAPFGELKDLRAILYGNQLLCATGETVYLVGGRGPHTKAGFGKDQTYFLLGVDTRSGKKLWEVPLPARPDTSERLHFLSAQAVGRYLVLVQQSADGEPRLAVHDALTGKALWDRPLDGKQSALNRAHLAVDDRHVYPSAGELVALGLADGKAAWRFDGATPGARFSPPAVKDGVVYAVEEGRGMVALDATSGTLRWAEKSRAVPAEDLDTPPAVGIAYVYAYSRASSGLVAADIRTGAATRPFKAAKARYFADASARRLIAIGDEYTAAYPLA; this is translated from the coding sequence ATGCTCTCCCCGCTCACCCACGACGACCCGCACCTGCTCGGCACCTACCGGCTCATCGCCCGTCTGGGCAGCGGCGGCATGGGCACCGTCTACCTCGCCCGGTCGGCCACGGGCCGTACCGCAGCGCTGAAGACGATGCACGCCCGCATCGCCACCGACCCCGCCGTCCGCACCCGCTTCCGCCTCGAAGTGGACGCGGCCCGCGTCATCGGCCCCGTCCACGGCGCCCGGGTCTTCGACGCCGACCCGCTCGCCGAAACCCCCTGGCTGGCCACCGAGTACGTTCTCGGCCCGCCCCTCGACGACGCCGTCTCCATCGCGGGACCGCTCCCCGAGCCCGCGGTACGCGCGCTGGGAGCCCTGCTGTGTGCGGCTCTGGGCCAGCTCCACGCCTCGGACGTCGTCCACCGCGACCTCAAGCCCTCCAACATCATGATCACGGCAGACGGTCCCAAAGTCATCGACTTCGGCATCGCCCGTGCCATCGGCGACGACCACCTCACCCGCACCGGTACCGCCGCGGGCACGCCCGCCTTCATGTCCCCCGAGCAGGCGACCGGCCAGGAACACACCTCTGCGGGGGACGTCTTCGCACTCGCCGGCGTCCTCACCTACGCAGCCACCGGCCACGGGCCCTTCGGCACCGGACAGCACGCCGACCTCATCTACCGCGTCCGCTACGCCGACCCCGACCTCACCGGAGTCCCTCCGGCCCTGCTCCCGGTCCTGACCCGCTGCCTCAGCAAGAACCCCTACGACCGCCCCTCCACCACCGACCTCGCCGCCCAGCTGCGCCCCGGGCAGGGCGGCTTCGCCGGCCATCTCCCCGAGCCCCTGCTCATGGAGATCGCCCGCCGCGTCGGCGGCGTCTGGCATGCCCGGCCCCAACGCCTCCCGGCCCCACCGGAACACGACCTCGCCGAAACCTTCCCGAGCGGCACCCCGTCCACCCCGTCCCCCCCGTCCCTCCTGTCCCGCCGGGGGCTCCTGGCCCTCGGGGGGAGTTCCGTACTCGGAGCGGCAGCGGTCGGAGCCGGCGCCTGGGCATGGCTGGGCCGTCAGGACACCGGCCCGAAGCCACCCGCCGTCGCCTCGAAGGAACCCGCGTGGGACCTGCTCTGGCAGGTGCCGACGAGCTACGCCGCCCCGCTCATTCCCCCCGCGCCGCTCGTCCTGGACGGACTGCTCGTCGTAGGTGAGTACGGCGTACAAGGCCTGGATCCCGCGACAGGAGCGGCGAAGTGGCCGGACCCCGGTGTCCATTTCATGCGCCGGACCGCCACGGACGGCAAGCAGATCTACGCCACCGACTACACCCTCGAAGAGACCGATCCGCTGAAGGTCTCCACCGTCGATCCGGCCACCGGAAGGCTCAAGGCCCCGTTCGGTGAACTCAAGGACCTGAGAGCGATCCTCTACGGAAACCAACTGCTCTGCGCGACGGGCGAAACCGTCTACCTGGTGGGAGGCCGAGGCCCCCATACGAAAGCGGGCTTCGGCAAGGACCAGACGTATTTCCTGCTGGGCGTCGACACCCGCTCGGGGAAAAAACTCTGGGAGGTCCCTCTCCCCGCCCGGCCGGACACGTCCGAGCGCCTGCACTTCCTGTCCGCCCAGGCCGTGGGCAGGTACCTGGTCCTCGTCCAGCAGTCCGCTGACGGAGAACCGCGCCTTGCCGTACACGACGCGCTGACGGGCAAGGCCCTGTGGGACCGGCCGCTCGACGGCAAGCAGTCGGCGCTCAACCGTGCTCACCTGGCCGTGGACGACCGGCACGTGTACCCGTCGGCGGGTGAACTCGTCGCGCTCGGCCTGGCCGACGGCAAGGCGGCCTGGCGCTTCGACGGGGCAACACCAGGGGCGCGGTTCAGCCCTCCGGCCGTCAAGGACGGCGTGGTGTACGCGGTGGAGGAAGGCCGCGGCATGGTCGCGCTCGACGCCACGAGCGGCACACTGCGGTGGGCGGAGAAGAGCCGCGCGGTCCCGGCCGAGGACCTCGACACCCCGCCTGCGGTCGGGATCGCGTACGTGTACGCGTACAGCAGGGCTTCGTCCGGACTGGTGGCCGCGGACATCCGCACCGGCGCAGCGACCCGTCCCTTCAAAGCCGCCAAGGCGCGGTACTTCGCCGACGCGTCCGCCAGGCGGCTCATCGCCATCGGCGACGAATACACCGCCGCTTATCCCCTCGCTTGA
- a CDS encoding serine/threonine protein kinase produces the protein MEPLRHDDPPRTGPHITLARLDADSEQAVPARRFIARSADGDHTFLACLPRTDADPTRWAIEAEGARRLSIRGFLPVGEVGGTADLPWCTAPYVPALPLPAALRAHGGPLPEPFVRALGATLAQTLATAHAHGVTHAGLSPAAVLLTTEGPRLSCFGAVRAAAPDGEARSGLPGLDSGSLAPEQAAGGRPRPLGDVYALGAVLAYAATGHTVPERDELPSFIRELIAACLSRDPERRPQAHQVLTRLESAASTAAHQATVLDTAAPIPLPASVVAALARQSAQVLAAELPVPAPLD, from the coding sequence ATGGAACCGCTGCGTCATGACGACCCTCCACGGACCGGGCCCCACATCACCCTGGCCCGGCTCGACGCGGATTCCGAACAAGCCGTTCCCGCACGCCGCTTCATCGCCCGCAGCGCCGACGGCGACCACACGTTCCTTGCCTGCCTCCCGCGCACCGACGCCGACCCGACCCGCTGGGCGATCGAGGCGGAGGGGGCCCGTCGGCTCTCGATACGGGGATTCCTGCCGGTCGGGGAGGTCGGCGGCACGGCGGACCTCCCCTGGTGCACGGCGCCGTACGTCCCCGCTCTCCCGCTCCCCGCCGCCCTGCGAGCTCACGGCGGTCCGCTGCCCGAGCCGTTCGTACGGGCCCTGGGCGCCACCCTCGCCCAGACCCTGGCCACCGCCCACGCGCACGGGGTGACGCACGCGGGCCTGTCCCCCGCCGCCGTACTGCTCACCACCGAAGGCCCCCGCCTCAGCTGCTTCGGGGCGGTACGGGCCGCAGCCCCGGACGGGGAGGCGCGCAGCGGCCTGCCGGGCCTCGACTCCGGCAGTCTCGCCCCGGAACAGGCGGCCGGTGGACGGCCGCGCCCGCTGGGCGACGTGTACGCCCTGGGGGCGGTACTCGCCTACGCGGCAACCGGCCACACCGTCCCCGAACGCGACGAACTTCCCTCCTTCATCCGCGAATTGATCGCGGCATGCCTCTCGCGCGATCCCGAGAGGCGTCCGCAGGCGCACCAGGTCCTCACCCGCCTGGAGTCGGCCGCGAGTACGGCGGCACACCAGGCCACCGTCCTGGACACGGCCGCCCCGATCCCCCTGCCGGCAAGCGTGGTCGCCGCGCTCGCGCGCCAGTCGGCGCAGGTCCTCGCGGCTGAACTCCCTGTTCCTGCTCCCCTGGACTGA
- a CDS encoding immunity 49 family protein, with translation MTMILSRQDYPKDDMAAVVPVMEGSLSYSLEKIETSHNSRSDVVMESLNVALVRCVEDPTAGMLETWESWLLAMQVHSAVFAAADPDRETVTCKIRQEERHLATTGPQTYLNADTWLDAFYLAMICREAARLNMLARIPVSLLRDFGGTLDEYTYAWVETLQSFWLRRDDLRTHLVRAVDLSAAEHAHVVDADEMTKLRYPPIMMLYRYLRNDPAGFNDALADAVRWHKEYWTADEDRTRNILGVVALAPLAIACLAKANGIPVEVQSDYLPEALLDFAWRGEFDA, from the coding sequence ATGACCATGATCCTGTCCCGCCAGGACTATCCGAAGGACGATATGGCAGCGGTGGTTCCCGTCATGGAGGGGTCGCTGTCCTATTCGCTGGAGAAGATCGAGACCTCACACAACTCCAGGTCAGACGTGGTCATGGAGTCGCTGAACGTCGCTCTCGTCCGCTGTGTCGAGGATCCCACGGCCGGCATGCTGGAGACCTGGGAATCCTGGCTGCTGGCCATGCAGGTGCACTCTGCCGTGTTCGCCGCCGCCGATCCCGACCGGGAAACGGTCACCTGCAAGATCCGCCAGGAGGAGCGCCACCTCGCCACCACCGGGCCCCAGACCTACCTCAACGCGGACACCTGGCTCGACGCCTTCTACCTCGCGATGATCTGCCGTGAAGCCGCTCGCCTCAACATGCTGGCCCGGATCCCGGTCTCCCTGCTGCGCGACTTCGGCGGCACGCTGGACGAGTACACCTACGCCTGGGTGGAGACCCTCCAGAGCTTCTGGCTCCGCCGCGACGACCTGCGCACGCACCTGGTGCGCGCTGTGGACCTGAGCGCGGCCGAGCACGCCCATGTCGTCGACGCGGACGAGATGACCAAGCTCCGCTACCCGCCGATCATGATGCTCTACCGCTACCTGCGCAACGACCCCGCCGGCTTCAACGACGCCCTGGCCGACGCCGTCCGCTGGCACAAGGAGTACTGGACCGCAGACGAGGACCGCACCCGCAACATCCTGGGCGTCGTTGCTCTCGCCCCGCTGGCGATCGCCTGCCTGGCCAAGGCCAACGGCATCCCCGTCGAGGTCCAGTCCGACTACCTCCCCGAGGCCCTCCTCGATTTCGCCTGGCGCGGCGAGTTCGACGCGTAG
- a CDS encoding immunity 49 family protein yields the protein MVSIIPRHPVPTGRAEEGLAILQENAQELIDGLEEDSTDLGDAQRTTLTLAQSRCLVDPRASIFPTWDAWVNAMQTSSAVFAAATTSEEQVQCRIAHKDRALKATGPEWYVQPDAWLSAFYLAVVCRERDRITALCRVPLSLLRENGSRFEEYHYAWIDTLQTYWLGGPELVPKLVAAVDRTEPEVVADPQMVGRLVYPPMEMFHRFIRKDNDGFNRALATALDWHKDYWSEESRALQASGFVALAPLAMACIAHDAGIPIEVESEYLPATLLGRNWCGEFPT from the coding sequence TTGGTCTCGATCATCCCCCGTCACCCCGTTCCCACGGGCAGGGCAGAAGAAGGCCTCGCCATACTCCAAGAGAACGCGCAGGAACTGATCGACGGGCTGGAGGAAGACTCCACCGACCTGGGTGATGCCCAGCGCACCACGCTCACCTTGGCCCAGTCACGTTGCCTTGTCGACCCGAGGGCATCGATCTTTCCCACCTGGGATGCCTGGGTGAACGCGATGCAAACGAGCTCCGCCGTGTTCGCCGCCGCGACCACGTCCGAAGAACAGGTGCAGTGTCGTATCGCGCACAAGGACCGCGCGCTCAAAGCCACCGGTCCAGAGTGGTACGTACAGCCGGACGCGTGGCTCAGCGCCTTCTACCTGGCCGTGGTGTGCCGGGAACGGGACAGGATCACAGCCCTGTGCCGGGTACCTCTGTCTTTGCTCCGGGAGAACGGGTCGCGCTTCGAGGAGTACCACTACGCCTGGATCGACACCCTCCAGACCTACTGGCTCGGTGGCCCTGAGCTCGTACCAAAGCTGGTGGCCGCGGTAGACCGCACGGAGCCCGAAGTCGTCGCAGACCCCCAGATGGTCGGCCGGCTGGTGTACCCGCCGATGGAGATGTTCCATCGGTTCATCCGCAAGGACAACGACGGATTCAACCGTGCACTCGCTACCGCCCTCGACTGGCACAAGGACTACTGGAGCGAAGAGAGCAGGGCACTCCAGGCATCGGGTTTCGTCGCGCTCGCACCGCTCGCCATGGCTTGCATCGCCCACGATGCGGGCATCCCCATCGAAGTCGAGTCCGAGTACCTGCCCGCCACTCTCCTTGGCCGCAACTGGTGCGGCGAATTCCCCACGTAA
- a CDS encoding DUF6507 family protein yields the protein MTSWDIKPQGVQGQLKTVGGNAGELEKALNSLITNMSEAAQAAGTAVPGSAAETKVQGPVAPGKPPLSHKAMGPVAAALGTYLEGRKKELESMAHRIEACILGAVKATNEYLEGDLDQAKAAQDAARAMNLDVLREQPGGKK from the coding sequence ATGACGTCGTGGGACATCAAGCCGCAGGGTGTGCAGGGTCAGTTGAAGACCGTCGGCGGGAATGCCGGCGAGCTGGAGAAGGCCCTGAACTCCCTGATCACGAACATGTCGGAGGCGGCCCAGGCAGCGGGCACGGCCGTGCCCGGCTCGGCGGCCGAGACCAAGGTGCAGGGTCCGGTGGCGCCGGGCAAGCCTCCGCTGTCGCATAAGGCGATGGGCCCGGTCGCGGCCGCTCTGGGTACGTACCTGGAGGGCCGCAAGAAGGAACTGGAGTCGATGGCGCACCGCATCGAGGCCTGCATCCTCGGCGCGGTCAAGGCGACGAACGAGTACCTCGAAGGCGACCTGGACCAGGCCAAGGCCGCTCAGGACGCGGCAAGGGCCATGAATCTGGACGTCCTGCGCGAACAGCCGGGGGGGAAGAAGTGA
- a CDS encoding pore-forming ESAT-6 family protein has product MAGDKDRRSYDVGASTEAQGNIKVVIGQLEQVIAAREAQVAKAMSDFAADGVADDYHAKETRWKNASQEVKNIIQLLNSTLEKNDGTAQQTLQRAKAAVDNIG; this is encoded by the coding sequence ATGGCTGGTGACAAGGACCGTCGTTCGTACGACGTGGGCGCCTCGACGGAGGCGCAGGGCAACATCAAGGTCGTGATCGGTCAGCTGGAGCAGGTGATCGCGGCGCGCGAGGCGCAGGTGGCGAAGGCGATGTCGGACTTCGCCGCGGATGGTGTGGCGGACGACTACCACGCCAAGGAGACGCGCTGGAAGAACGCCTCGCAGGAGGTCAAGAACATCATCCAGCTGCTGAATTCGACGCTGGAGAAGAACGACGGCACGGCGCAGCAGACGCTGCAGCGGGCGAAGGCCGCGGTCGACAACATCGGCTGA